The segment CCGAGCTGCCTCTGCAttggagaccgtcaatccacgcatcacgtggcttattgagcgtgttggcacggagacatagcgcatgtggaggcttcacgctaaactcaccacgtgccccaccaagaacgaaccacattatagcgaccatgaggaggttaccccatgtgactccaccctccctagcaaccgggccaatttgattgcttaggagacctggctggagtcactctacACACcatgggattcaaactagcgaactccaggggggtagccagcgtctttaccactgagctacccaggccccaatagTTCAGACTTTGATGGCAGTCGTAGCATTTGGGCTTCTTCTAGCCGCTAGCAAACACTAGCCTATCATATGTATCCTTCATTTGACAATGCACGCATACACAGGTGGTTAGCGCATGCAAGCTACAACTGCTATCATAGACTGAACTATTTCTAACTATTCTTGACAGCAAAGGCTCCAATGTGAgttttgccaccttgtggactcaatatttagtgcaaataattccagaagCATGCGCATAATGCACGTTCAGAGTATGCATGGTTAGAAAAATCAGGCCGCACACATCCTATACGCAGGTATCTAGCGTTCACATCAGACCGAATTATACTTTAAGCTTTACAGCAcactattttttaaaaacagcatGTAAAACTATTCACTAagcaacaaacatttaaaactcTTGTATTCTACGTTGTGCCACATGATCTCACTGCATTGCTGATTAATTGCACTAGTCACCTTCAATTATCTTAaaaatgaattgttttgttatttgtaaACATTTCTTAAAACTCTTAGAAATGTgatcaaatttattaaaaaagtacATGAAAGATCATGATGTAAAAAATTAAGGTGGATATTAATTCTGGTTCATTCAACatactggaaatggaaggtcaagttaaGAACATTGCATTGTTAGATATAATATTCCATGCAGTAAGCTCTGTACATTGCACAAATATAgcaggtcatctgggtattctaACATACAGAAACAGCACATAACCAATACTGCTGCTTACTGTTCAATGACtttcaatttgaaaaacaaaaacttacGGATAATATTTTGAACTTTGGCAAGAAGGCTGCTAGACGGGGTCTGGCTTATCTTCTCAGAAAAGTCACAAGAATATAGCACATTGTCGACTATTGTCCCATGCTCGCTATAGTTCAGCAATTCATACTGCTTTGTGTTCTGGAAGgagaaaacatttacatttattaatttagcagaaacttttatccaaagcgactttcaaaACACATTCAATCACTCCAATGCAATGAAAACCATCTGTCTCAAAACTGTGATAATGTTTAAATTCACATACCTCatcataaaatatacaggcatgtTTCCCTGAAACATAGTTACAATGACCGTATTTTGTAAGGCACACATCCATATCAGCACCTGCACAGAGAAAAGCCAGTTCTATTGAACACTGCAGGATGAAGTCTTTGGAAAATCTGATTTTGGTCACAGGATGATACTCACCCGTCCCAATGTACAGACTCCGGTAGCACATGCTGACAGCTGATCCCTTTCCCGAGACCGGACAGAATGAAGCTTTTGCCTGCACCTCCCTATTTTGGGCTGTGAACAGAGAAATCACAAGTAAATATGAGTAAATATGCAGAGTGAAAGCAATATACATTCATGTTTAATGGCTAGAAATGTAGGCTGCATGATCAGAGGCTCTTCTTACCTTCACTGTGTTTTCTGTGAGTGAGTGACACCAAGAGGAGTGGGCTACTTTGAACAGGAGAGGTTTTTGATTCAAAGAGCTGTTGAATCCTCTGCCAGGCCAAGAGTTTGATAAACCTCTCATCCAACGAGTTGAGTTCAACTTCTGTAAAAGTTACAAAATGATTCCAAAAGGCAACAGCCAGGAGGATTTTTTTAAAAGGGGCCATGAAATAGagaattttccttgatatttagacatataagcggtaactgtactataaaaaaaaacataccgtAAATTTCACAACTCAAAACTTCATTCCCAGTCTAaagagtatttatttatatttgcaacCCTGCTGACATGTctcgttttgaaatctgtctgtgaCATCATAAAAccttgctcatttgtatttacacatcccacaacatgcatCATCGCCCCATTCGACCCACCCACAGATCAAGTCAAGAGAACAGAGGCATTGTGTAGCTAACTAATCCTAAAAACCACAGAgttattttgaattattattattattaaaccacAGAATTATTTTGAATATAAACATGAAATACACAGACTCTGACCGTTGCCATGTATCTTACCACTTTTAAAAGAGTGTCACGTTACAAACAATTCTTTCATTTCAGCTGCTGCATCTTGTTATTTTGAGCACAAACGCATGGATGTGTTCTATCacacatctgcactatttttaattgttggtgtatgtaaacatagacTAGATGGATGTCATTGGACTGATCAAAAATGCAGTTACACCATTTcaatcatgaatatttcaaatgtcttgactgtttgatagtttatggtgctgagtgttaacagcTGTGCTTGAAATTAacggtttaatatatttggattaAATGTGTTTCATGAGCATTATGTGAAAACCCTGAAATGTTGTAGAGCTTGTatattctcttccgattgagtttgctgaatttgaggggctgcgtGATGTTAGCTAAttataacagtgggtgtttatgttgaagttttaaggaggtgcttaggccaaaaccgagcgtttTAGATGCTAATTAAactaaattgtgactgttttgatgcaaaaaaataaaaaaataaaaccttttatagcattacagggtttttcctggcacaaaatgaggtggtggtggtggtaccATAATGATCAAAAAAGTGAAGTTAAAAACCCATAAACGTTGGCTTTGTGTTAATACactactaatgacctggcaactggatactagtgttaattttgtcagctgttttttaatttagtctcAATCCAGTGTCAAatgtccattttattttttttcatatttagacAACCGtatactattttttattattttatttagtcaagttttagttgacaatgTCTaagctttttaatgtagttttattcaatgaaaactgttgacattttagtcacagaACActataaacattttagccataagagtattattgataaacatttgtcaatcttgtcattccaaaaccaatatatatacagtgagggaaaaaagtatttgatcccctgctgatattgtatgtttgcccactgacaaacaaatgatcagtctataattttaatggtaggttaatttgaacagtgagacagaataacaacaaataaatccagaaaaacgcatgtcaaaaattttataaattgaattgcattttaatgagggaaataattattcgacccctctgcaaaacatgacttagtacttggtggcaaaacccttttTGGCAATCACAGACTTTTCTTGTAgtccaggtttgcacacatctcaggagggattttgtcccactcctctttgcagatcttctccaagtcattaaggtttctaGGCTGACATTTGGCAACtcaaaccttcagctccctccacagattttctatgggattaaggtctggagactggctaggccactccaggaccttattgtgcttcttcttgagccactcctttgttgccttggccatgtgttttgggtcattgtcatgctggaatacccatccacgacccattttcaatgccctggctgagggaaggaggttctcacccaagatttgacggtacatggcctGGTCCATCGTCTCTTTAATgtggtgaagttgtcctgtccccttagcagaaaaacacccccaaagcataacgttttcacctccatgtttgacggtggggatggtgttcttggggtcataggcagcattcctcctcctccaaacacggcaagttgagttgatgccaaagagctcgattttggtctcatctgaccacaacactttcacccagttctcctctgaatcatccagaagttcattggcaaacttcaaacgggcctgtacatgtgctttcttgagcaagGGGACCTTGCGGGctctgcaggatttcagtccttcacggcgtagtatgttaccaattgttttcttggtgactatggtcccagctgccttgagatcattgacaagatcctcccgtgtaattctgggctgattcctcaccgttctaatgatcattgcaactccacgtggtgagatttTGCATgaagccccagaccgagggagattgacagttcttttgtgtttcttccactTGCGAATAATTGCACCAACCGTTGttaccttctcaccaagctgcttggcgatggtcttgtagcccattccagccttgtgtagatctacaatcttgtcgctgacatccttggacagctctttggtctaggccatggtggagagtttccTTTTCTGCATAATCGCAGTGCCGGTTTTTGGTCCAATCAGCATATcacagcgccgttttgtggtccattctacataacgcagcagctcattttagcttatcgcggccaatTCACCCAGTTTCGTGGCCGAGCCCCTGTTTCTCCCGATGAcaagtccacccctgatcagccccaaagtgtgttggcccaccggaaaatgcccggtataccagattaccattCCAGCCCTGGATCTCACCAATGATGCAAcatgcgagctgcagacagcaggGGTAAGAGACGAGCATCTCCGTGTTAAGAGTGCGATCacccggtctcgactcccactcagattgggtctcttccgtgactggttgaagcagctcttaCCGCACAGAGAATGAAAGTTTTGGAGTATGTGCTTATTTACATATCACTTCaagtattatttgaactttaattaaggataaaataaagacatatcgccaagctgtgatctgtgtttctatcagacactcgagctgcagcgctcctctcgtcccgtgtgtcatcattatagttttacatgATCTtaagttacgttaaatgacatcaagcgactattcgacaatggaatttttttattattattgccgagATTTGTAATTACGAATGTCAATCCACCGAGTGCACCAGTAGTGTTTTCCACGAATACACCCACCAGAGTTTTTGACGAAATTTGACTGATGCGGCCGCCTAGTAATTTTccatgcaggaaaaaccctgcatTATCATTTGACCTCAGGGGAGATAATAAAATCAAATAgcattcatgacccctttaacaaacaTATAACCTGAACAGTAAAACAGAACAGAAACATACCTCCACTGCCCTGCATGATGTCCTTTATTCGGCCTGACAGCTCTGACACATCAGGGAGTTCTGTTGATGAGAACACGTTCCTACCACCTGCTGTGATGGAGTCAACACTCACCTTTCCACCTGAGAAAAGACAACAGCCATTCAGTATTTCTCTTTAAATTGGGTACTAATTAATCACCTAAAACCTACTGTACATAGACGTGAACTTACCAAACAAAGCAGAAGATGATCTCTGGCAGCTTGACCCGATGTCTGTGGTGATTTTTGGTTGCTTAATAACCTTTGCTCCTGTACTCGCAGGAGAAGCCGAGAGTTTTCCAGTTGCTGAAGCCTCGGAGGTTGGTAGGGATTTCTTGTGGTCTAATGGTGGAGTTTTGGGCTCAAATTTGACACATGCAGGAGGAGCAACCTCTATGCCCCTACAGGACTTTAAGCTGGAATCCTCAGTCTTGATAACAGAATCAGAGCTGGTGTGATTTGGTGGAGTAAGGgtggttgtgtgtgttttttcatgGTCTGTGGTCTTCCCTTGGGTTCTAACAGCACCTTGCACCCCATTGGGCTGAACTAACCGGTCTACTGGGCCATTTGTGGTCCTACAGTTCTGACACAGCCCATCAGTACATGAGCTACAGACCACTTTGTGTACAACGTACTGGGAGCCATGCGAGACAGCACTCTGGCAGGAGTCTCTGCTGAGTTTCATATCTGTCTTTTCTGTTTGTTCTGATTCCCATGTAGATGATGTTTGCCTTCTCCATAAATGCTTCATGATGTTGCACTGTAGCGAGATGACATCTTTGAGCCACTACATTGGAGCATAAACAAAAAAAGTGAGGGGAAAATGCGATTAAAGGGATaataaacccaaaaatgaaaattaatgaatTTACTAACTAgggatggggaaaaaaatgtattcaccaaTGCATCATGTATTTTCTTCAATGACTTTGAATAGATTCTCAAAAATTCTGAATCAATTCtgaatttaatgtaaaatgtGGCAGCACAGTGGCTTATGTGCACGCCAGAGTTGCTAGAAACAAATGGTTAGATGGGCATATATTAAAGCCAAGCGCACACTACCCACGACTGTTTGCAGACTGGGTGTATAAACCAAGCAACCATTTGTCCCTGACTGAAACCACGATACTGAAATTTATTTACAAACTCGCACACATAACAACTAGAGAGTTTATTCCTGATAAGTCAACAAATAACATAAAAGACAAGCTCACACCCggtattgcactgatttgcacagaacATGAACAAACAACTGGAAATATAAATGAGAGGTTTGGGAGAAGTGGGTaatgttttaatttcttttttcagtCTCCTGCTTCCAAATGCCTTCCTCTCCTCTTGAGCTCTCTCTATATTTAATTGGTTGTTGCTCATTGGAAGTCACTTGCTTGTCGCCACAGTGTGCACACCTGATGACATGAATTTTATGGATATTACATGTTTTGTTCACTGCTGTTCTTACAAACTGTAAAGGGccaatttgtaaaataaaacaaaagtttatAATTTGTATGATGACAATCCTGCCATACAAATACTGTAACTACACAGTAACAACACCAACAAATTAGCATTTTATAGTTACAGAATTTTCTTAAAATCTGGACATAGTTGAGCTAGACTTGTCTGTCACATGACAAATTGtgcagttactgtgttttgcctttgcacagcAGAATAATCAATAAGAAGAACATATAGATGTATCAGAAATCATTTTGGAACTGGATAGTGACTCCCTGAATCAAGAGGTGCCTAAAGATTCCACCCCCGTTACTAACCCTCAggttatttcaaacctgtatgactgtctttcttacacagaacacaaatggagatgttaggcagaattttagcttTAGACTCCATTCACTTCATTTTTCTCCATACAAGGAAAATTAATGGTCATTGAACCTATGATGTAAATGCCCATAATTAAAGAATGATAAAACATAGACAGCTCAGCCGAACCTGTCGTTGTTCGTCTTCACTGGCTAAGTACTGCGGAACACAAGGTTCTGGAACACCAGTACAGATCAATTCCCCTTCACGGATTCCAGCTGTGGGCATTAGGATAGGTGGATTTTGGTACTGTGACTTTACAGCATCAGGAACCTGCAAAAACCAAAGGGTATCTTGAATAAGTCAAACAGAAAAAAGCATACAGACTTGTGCCATGCAGCGAGTTTTTTTTAAGCAGATGGATAACCTTCAGTGTCTTTCTCCTTCGTGTGTGAGTTGACTGCCAAAACGGGGGGTGTGGCCGATGTATTTGCTGCAGGAAGTCGACCTTTACTGCATGCTGGGATATGCGGTCCTGAAACTGGTCAAACAGCTGGCAACGGTTGCTAAGGGTCAAGCTTTTCTGGTTTAGCTGTGAGGAAGGAAAGTACAGAGAGTCTGTTCTGACGTTTATAGGTCTTTTGTGGTTTACTCTGTTCTATactattatatatacatttcagaTTTGGAAATGCTACAATTAGAAGGCTATACATGTCTTGAGTTTGTTTTA is part of the Xyrauchen texanus isolate HMW12.3.18 unplaced genomic scaffold, RBS_HiC_50CHRs HiC_scaffold_332, whole genome shotgun sequence genome and harbors:
- the LOC127642059 gene encoding PHD finger protein 12-like, yielding SCRLVPLIQCDYCPLLFHMDCVDPPLTAFPTGRWMCPNHIQHLLNQKSLTLSNRCQLFDQFQDRISQHAVKVDFLQQIHRPHPPFWQSTHTRRRKTLKVPDAVKSQYQNPPILMPTAGIREGELICTGVPEPCVPQYLASEDEQRQWLKDVISLQCNIMKHLWRRQTSSTWESEQTEKTDMKLSRDSCQSAVSHGSQYVVHKVVCSSCTDGLCQNCRTTNGPVDRLVQPNGVQGAVRTQGKTTDHEKTHTTTLTPPNHTSSDSVIKTEDSSLKSCRGIEVAPPACVKFEPKTPPLDHKKSLPTSEASATGKLSASPASTGAKVIKQPKITTDIGSSCQRSSSALFGGKVSVDSITAGGRNVFSSTELPDVSELSGRIKDIMQGSGEVELNSLDERFIKLLAWQRIQQLFESKTSPVQSSPLLLVSLTHRKHSEAQNREVQAKASFCPVSGKGSAVSMCYRSLYIGTGADMDVCLTKYGHCNYVSGKHACIFYDENTKQYELLNYSEHGTIVDNVLYSCDFSEKISQTPSSSLLAKVQNIIRRCKKKDQEDSVATVSEGGVMSCQSQDASITPCNCKSSGSSLIGGSGAGWEGTVLLHHGSHIKLGCLQFIFSITEFASKTPKEEITTCSLTPTFGKQGEQLSKATPPPPLQHNLVI